One window from the genome of Hydra vulgaris chromosome 02, alternate assembly HydraT2T_AEP encodes:
- the LOC105850945 gene encoding D(1) dopamine receptor isoform X2, whose product MITKAVKIIVLINLFSSINAAKRMLNATSCNTKTTELNLVIFYVLNFFIIVTVIGNALICIVIAMTPTFRKNTTYLLFFSLAVADMLVGAIIIPINTKRIYNNRLFCMSELACWISLILERTLSIASLTHLLVIGLERYLSLKFTFQYQKYATRNSTLISILCIWIYSFFWAFLGIFDWHSFEYKWTTVFSINYSKTKLKCNNGPKGNKAYFISSYILCFFIPIAVMIYTYSYVYRTAVRHLKAIEQHEIGGKRDKELKRKERQHKMVQSIVIVFIVYLICWLPNIITYFLHIFGKVTIGLHTFILVTEILPPFNSTTNPFIYVISNKQFRLRVCELLLGRKKERFEESLSKQRSFNDVSKIFSKFLKASDSSNSNLLNMSPQKIVK is encoded by the coding sequence ATGATCACGAAAGCAGTTAAGATTATTGTTTTGATAAACTTGTTTTCATCGATCAACGCAGCTAAAAGAATGTTAAATGCTACCTCGTGCAATACCAAAACTACCGAATTAAATCTTGTCATATTctatgttttgaatttttttattattgttactgtAATTGGAAATGCATTAATTTGTATTGTCATTGCAATGACGCCAACCTTTCGAAAAAATACtacatatttgctttttttctcgCTTGCAGTGGCAGACATGCTTGTAGGTGCAATTATTATACCAATTAATACCAAACGGATATACAACAATAGGCTTTTCTGCATGTCAGAACTAGCATGCTGGATTTCTTTGATTTTAGAACGTACTTTATCAATAGCGTCTTTGACTCATCTGCTAGTGATTGGTCTTGAGCGATATTTATCCTTAAAGTTCACGTTTCAATACCAAAAATATGCTACTCGTAACAGTAcattaatttctattttatgtatttggatttattcttttttttgggCGTTTCTCGGAATTTTTGATTGGCACAGCTTTGAATATAAATGGACTACGGTATTTAGCATAAATTATTCGAAAACAAAGCTCAAATGCAACAATGGTCCTAAAGGGAACAAAGCGTACTTTATATCgagttatattttatgtttttttattccaaTTGCAGTCATGATTTACACTTACTCTTACGTATACAGAACAGCAGTAAGACATTTAAAAGCTATCGAGCAGCACGAAATTGGTGGAAAAAGAGATAAAGAACTTAAACGAAAAGAACGGCAACATAAGATGGTTCAGTCAATTGTTATTGTGTTTATAGTTTACCTTATATGTTGGTTACCAAATATCATAACGTATTTTTTGCACATCTTCGGTAAAGTAACTATAGGATTGCACACATTTATTTTGGTTACGGAAATTTTACCCCCTTTTAATTCTACTACCAATCCTTTTATTTACGTCATCAGTAACAAACAGTTTCGTCTAAGGGTGTGTGAGTTGCTAttaggaagaaaaaaagaaagatttgaaGAGTCGTTATCAAAGCAGAGGTCGTTTAATGACGTTAGCaagattttttctaaatttttgaaagcaAGTGACTCGTCTAACAGCAATTTGTTAAACATGAGTCcacaaaaaatagtaaaataa